The following coding sequences are from one Roseinatronobacter monicus window:
- a CDS encoding ABC transporter substrate-binding protein encodes MDRKVLKERHSNFGIGRYSVRRLGPLKTFSTVLALMTSVAIVPVAAGADTTSVRYAVETPGVESMLFWRTPGNFPLPHMQFLVGQDAETGAYDDSGLARAWEHNEDFTEWTIHLHENAEWHNDWGPVTAADIVHSLELGTGDDAILSGLERINHATAEAIDDHTVVFRLERPEAEFLFAHGLRGALQIYSKAQYDAEGLDGYRTQPTGTGQFRLVEYNEGQGAVFEAVEDHWSGNSAQIDQLELVFVDEPATRYAMIASGDVDATNLPLELQAAAEGRGLNIISSQNIAMQTTWLFWGAYIDHPNEDLAWQDRAIRQAAALSVNWDDVNAIVYDGRADRITAFGMHEAHEGWNDDLVERFDEYYGYDPERAREILAEAGYPENFNNPTIPVLSTTLAGNPEFPTLAEYMESAFSAVGLQAEIREMAYARHNELRQTFSTDYTMPMRNLPVRITEAMVSTFYSEDASPVHTYSSEEFEEVYQEYRQTFEPEERDRLAQELFQIAFDDYATIPLAGITFNVVVNPDVVSDWVFPGASSMGVSHWQNIVPASQ; translated from the coding sequence ATGGACCGCAAAGTTCTTAAGGAGCGCCATTCGAATTTTGGCATCGGCAGATACTCAGTGAGGCGTTTAGGCCCGCTAAAGACATTCAGTACCGTGCTTGCGTTGATGACTAGTGTCGCAATTGTTCCAGTCGCGGCAGGCGCTGACACAACGAGTGTTCGCTACGCGGTAGAAACGCCAGGCGTAGAATCAATGCTCTTTTGGCGCACGCCCGGGAACTTCCCGCTTCCCCATATGCAATTTCTCGTCGGCCAAGACGCGGAAACTGGTGCCTATGATGACAGCGGGCTAGCTAGGGCGTGGGAACACAACGAAGACTTCACCGAGTGGACAATCCACCTTCACGAGAACGCAGAATGGCATAATGATTGGGGTCCCGTAACTGCGGCGGATATCGTGCATTCACTTGAGCTCGGAACCGGTGACGATGCAATCCTGAGCGGTTTGGAGCGCATCAATCATGCGACGGCGGAAGCAATCGACGATCACACAGTCGTATTTCGCCTTGAACGTCCGGAAGCAGAGTTTTTGTTTGCCCATGGTTTGCGTGGAGCGCTGCAGATCTATAGCAAGGCACAATATGACGCTGAGGGCCTTGATGGTTACAGAACCCAACCGACTGGCACCGGTCAGTTCAGACTGGTTGAATACAATGAAGGCCAAGGCGCAGTCTTTGAGGCAGTGGAGGATCACTGGTCTGGCAATTCCGCCCAGATCGACCAGCTGGAACTGGTTTTTGTTGATGAGCCAGCCACCCGTTACGCGATGATTGCTTCTGGTGATGTGGATGCGACCAATCTGCCCTTGGAATTGCAAGCGGCCGCAGAAGGCAGGGGGCTGAACATCATTTCGTCACAGAACATTGCCATGCAGACCACTTGGCTTTTCTGGGGCGCTTACATTGATCACCCGAACGAAGATCTTGCCTGGCAGGATCGTGCGATCCGGCAGGCCGCTGCGCTGTCAGTCAATTGGGATGATGTAAACGCTATTGTCTATGACGGTCGCGCTGATCGAATTACCGCGTTTGGTATGCATGAAGCACACGAAGGTTGGAACGACGATTTGGTTGAGCGTTTTGACGAGTATTACGGGTACGATCCTGAGCGTGCCCGAGAGATTTTGGCAGAAGCTGGGTATCCCGAGAACTTCAACAATCCGACCATCCCAGTGCTCTCGACCACGCTTGCAGGGAACCCGGAATTTCCAACGCTTGCAGAATATATGGAGAGCGCGTTTTCCGCAGTCGGACTTCAGGCGGAAATCCGCGAGATGGCCTATGCTCGTCACAACGAGTTGCGTCAAACCTTTTCCACTGATTACACAATGCCGATGCGAAACTTGCCAGTTCGTATAACAGAGGCGATGGTGTCAACGTTTTATTCGGAAGACGCGTCGCCGGTTCATACATACTCGAGTGAGGAATTCGAGGAAGTATATCAGGAGTACCGGCAAACTTTTGAGCCTGAAGAACGGGACAGACTGGCACAAGAACTGTTCCAGATCGCGTTTGACGACTACGCAACAATCCCGCTTGCTGGGATCACCTTCAATGTTGTTGTGAACCCCGATGTGGTGTCTGACTGGGTCTTCCCGGGCGCATCCTCAATGGGCGTCAGCCACTGGCAGAACATCGTACCTGCGAGCCAGTGA